The following are encoded in a window of Pangasianodon hypophthalmus isolate fPanHyp1 chromosome 14, fPanHyp1.pri, whole genome shotgun sequence genomic DNA:
- the flot2b gene encoding flotillin-2b isoform X1, whose translation MGSCLTVGPNEALVVSGGCCGSDQKTYVVGGWAWAWWFLSDAQALTLEIMTLQPKCESVETAEGVAITVTGVAQVKVMTDCDLLAIACEQFLGKSVMEIKAVVLQTLEGHLRSILGTLTVEQIYQDRDKFAQLVREVAAPDVGRMGIEILSFTIKDVYDKLDYLSSLGKTQTAAVQRDAHIGVAEAERDAGIREAECKREMMDVKFIADTKMADSKRELELQKAAFNQEVNTKKAESQLAYELQAAKEQQKIRLEEIEIEVVQRKKQITIEEKEIDRTEKELIATVKRPAEAEAYKLQQLAEGQKIKKVLIAHAEAEKIRKIGEAEAKSIEAVGKAEAEKMRLKAEAYQQYGDAAQTALVLEALPKIAGKVAAPLAKTSEIVILSGEGSKMTGEVNRLLAELPVTVNALTGVDLSKIPLLQKMTNAQA comes from the exons ATGGGCAGCTGCTTGACTGTAGGACCGAATGAAGCCCTCGTTGTATCAG GTGGCTGTTGTGGGTCAGACCAGAAGACCTACGTGGTGGGTGGATGGGCGTGGGCATGGTGGTTCCTATCAGACGCACAAGC acTTACACTTGAGATTATGACCTTACAACCCAAGTGTGAAAGTGTGGAGACGGCAGAAGGAGTGGCCATTACAGTCACCGGAGTGGCTCAG GTGAAGGTTATGACTGACTGCGACTTGCTGGCTATTGCTTGTGAGCAGTTTTTGGGGAAGTCTGTTATGGAAATCAAGGCTGTGGTACTACAAACGCTGGAAGGGCATTTACGCTCAATTTTAG GCACTTTAACAGTTGAACAAATCTACCAGGACAGAGACAAATTTGCCCAGCTGGTGCGTGAGGTTGCAGCGCCTGACGTGGGTCGAATGGGCATCGAGATCCTGAGCTTCACCATCAAA GATGTGTATGATAAGCTGGACTACCTGAGCTCACTGGGGAAAACGCAGACGGCTGCTGTGCAGAGGGACGCACACATCGGTGTAGCTGAGGCAGAAAGAGATGCTGGAATTAGA GAAGCCGAGTGCAAGAGAGAAATGATGGATGTCAAGTTCATAGCCGATACCAAAATGGCCGACTCCAAGAGGGAGCTGGAGCTGCAGAAAGCGGCATTTAACCAGGAAGTGAACACCAAG AAAGCAGAGTCTCAGCTGGCGTACGAGCTCCAGGCAGCGAAGGAGCAGCAGAAGATCCGTCTGGAGGAGATTGAGATTGAAGTGGTGCAGAGGAAGAAGCAGATTACCATCGAGGAGAAGGAGATCGACAGGACAGAGAAGGAGCTGATCGCTACAGTCAAGCGTCCTGCCGAGGCTGAGGCTTACAAACTGCAGCAGTTGGCTGAGGGCCAGAA GATAAAGAAGGTGTTGATCGCACATGCTGAGGCGGAGAAGATTCGGAAGATTGGAGAGGCGGAGGCCAAGTCTATTGAGGCGGTGGGCAAAGCCGAGGCAGAGAAAATGAGGCTGAAGGCAGAAGCCTACCAGCAGTATGGAGACGCAGCCCAGACTGCTCTGGTCTTAGAGGCACTGCCAAAG ATTGCCGGCAAAGTGGCTGCACCTCTGGCCAAAACCAGTGAGATTGTGATTCTAAGCGGCGAAGGCAGCAAAATGACAGGGGAGGTGAATCGCCTACTGGCTGAGCTGCCTGTGACCGTCAATGCACTTACAGGAGTGGATCTGTCCAAG ATCCCTCTGCTGCAGAAGATGACCAATGCTCAAGCCTGA
- the flot2b gene encoding flotillin-2b isoform X2, whose protein sequence is MTLQPKCESVETAEGVAITVTGVAQVKVMTDCDLLAIACEQFLGKSVMEIKAVVLQTLEGHLRSILGTLTVEQIYQDRDKFAQLVREVAAPDVGRMGIEILSFTIKDVYDKLDYLSSLGKTQTAAVQRDAHIGVAEAERDAGIREAECKREMMDVKFIADTKMADSKRELELQKAAFNQEVNTKKAESQLAYELQAAKEQQKIRLEEIEIEVVQRKKQITIEEKEIDRTEKELIATVKRPAEAEAYKLQQLAEGQKIKKVLIAHAEAEKIRKIGEAEAKSIEAVGKAEAEKMRLKAEAYQQYGDAAQTALVLEALPKIAGKVAAPLAKTSEIVILSGEGSKMTGEVNRLLAELPVTVNALTGVDLSKIPLLQKMTNAQA, encoded by the exons ATGACCTTACAACCCAAGTGTGAAAGTGTGGAGACGGCAGAAGGAGTGGCCATTACAGTCACCGGAGTGGCTCAG GTGAAGGTTATGACTGACTGCGACTTGCTGGCTATTGCTTGTGAGCAGTTTTTGGGGAAGTCTGTTATGGAAATCAAGGCTGTGGTACTACAAACGCTGGAAGGGCATTTACGCTCAATTTTAG GCACTTTAACAGTTGAACAAATCTACCAGGACAGAGACAAATTTGCCCAGCTGGTGCGTGAGGTTGCAGCGCCTGACGTGGGTCGAATGGGCATCGAGATCCTGAGCTTCACCATCAAA GATGTGTATGATAAGCTGGACTACCTGAGCTCACTGGGGAAAACGCAGACGGCTGCTGTGCAGAGGGACGCACACATCGGTGTAGCTGAGGCAGAAAGAGATGCTGGAATTAGA GAAGCCGAGTGCAAGAGAGAAATGATGGATGTCAAGTTCATAGCCGATACCAAAATGGCCGACTCCAAGAGGGAGCTGGAGCTGCAGAAAGCGGCATTTAACCAGGAAGTGAACACCAAG AAAGCAGAGTCTCAGCTGGCGTACGAGCTCCAGGCAGCGAAGGAGCAGCAGAAGATCCGTCTGGAGGAGATTGAGATTGAAGTGGTGCAGAGGAAGAAGCAGATTACCATCGAGGAGAAGGAGATCGACAGGACAGAGAAGGAGCTGATCGCTACAGTCAAGCGTCCTGCCGAGGCTGAGGCTTACAAACTGCAGCAGTTGGCTGAGGGCCAGAA GATAAAGAAGGTGTTGATCGCACATGCTGAGGCGGAGAAGATTCGGAAGATTGGAGAGGCGGAGGCCAAGTCTATTGAGGCGGTGGGCAAAGCCGAGGCAGAGAAAATGAGGCTGAAGGCAGAAGCCTACCAGCAGTATGGAGACGCAGCCCAGACTGCTCTGGTCTTAGAGGCACTGCCAAAG ATTGCCGGCAAAGTGGCTGCACCTCTGGCCAAAACCAGTGAGATTGTGATTCTAAGCGGCGAAGGCAGCAAAATGACAGGGGAGGTGAATCGCCTACTGGCTGAGCTGCCTGTGACCGTCAATGCACTTACAGGAGTGGATCTGTCCAAG ATCCCTCTGCTGCAGAAGATGACCAATGCTCAAGCCTGA
- the fam222bb gene encoding protein FAM222B: MLACLPVSAPSLQLLTHTQMNTGPQKWDTTQKMRSAQYPTPAELDAYAKKVANNPLTIKIFPSNVKVPQRKHLRRTVNGLDTSSQRYSPYPTQVSTRTGLLAIVKVPVKRILENPQVRFLPEIAMNPQNGPYGTPSTLNLPQTLPCMQALNQPQLLAQKNIPHSQSLQSQKNLFHTQSMQTQKNHPRSQSLQPQQALPHPQSMQEQKAVPHPPSLLQQQSLGHQQAVHPGLPRQQTVQQHALNHQHVLMQQQSGSQNLHHLPEIPQSAGLQHSHSFPHSQPIPQTPGPGLPAPSNAMPGAKLPDADAPPNVTVSTSTIPLSMAASLHQKQPSDLSSIVHQISRFCQARASASATSVCEGQIANPSPISRNLLIDASSRVCAHNPLPSCALASTADKAALTLPNMAPMNMRHAYHDMKQQPAQPHLPQQHPWNQQLSHLQSLSDGAQQGKNPARDGTAGPGFPSKNMSYAQDVCLGQSFNLKPPIDKPTPSPPVTAMSGAVNYSNGHYVQPPWNGILPTPNSDGSGSQELGVPFHTGMSGASIENRTRAGNTGQMNLMPPMEYVGGDYQGPCFREQNTGMMVKMSRAQESNDSRNVHIHHPGYR; the protein is encoded by the exons ATGCTGGCCTGTCTGCCGGTATCAGCCCCCTCTCTCCAGCTTCTCACCCACACGCAGATGAACACTGGACCTCAGAAAT GGGACACTACACAGAAGATGCGATCTGCACAGTATCCCACGCCAGCAGAGTTGGATGCCTATGCTAAGAAAGTTGCAAACAACCCGCTGACTATAAAAATCTTTCCCAGTAACGTGAAAGTACCTCAGAGGAAGCACCTGCGCCGTACAGTGAACGGTCTCGACACCTCTAGCCAGCGCTACAGCCCCTACCCTACTCAGGTCAGCACCAGGACTGGCCTCTTGGCCATAGTCAAAGTTCCTGTTAAAAGAATCCTGGAGAATCCTCAAGTCCGCTTCCTCCCTGAGATCGCCATGAACCCACAGAATGGACCCTACGGCACTCCAAGCACTTTAAACCTGCCTCAGACTCTTCCGTGCATGCAGGCTCTCAACCAGCCACAGCTTTTGGCTCAGAAGAACATCCCCCATTCTCAGAGCTTGCAGAGTCAGAAGAACCTCTTTCATACTCAGAGCATGCAAACCCAGAAGAACCATCCACGTTCTCAGAGCTTGCAACCCCAGCAGGCCCTTCCACACCCCCAGAGCATGCAGGAACAGAAGGCTGTGCCTCACCCTCCCAGTTTACTACAGCAGCAAAGCCTGGGCCATCAGCAAGCAGTTCATCCTGGCCTGCCTAGACAACAGACTGTGCAACAACATGCTCTCAACCATCAACATGTTCTCATGCAGCAGCAATCAGGTTCTCAGAACCTCCATCACTTGCCTGAAATTCCTCAGTCAGCTGGCCTGCAGCACTCCCACAGTTTCCCCCATTCTCAGCCCATTCCTCAAACCCCCGGTCCAGGCCTTCCAGCCCCTAGCAATGCCATGCCTGGTGCCAAGCTCCCCGATGCAGACGCCCCGCCCAATGTAACTGTGTCTACCTCAACCATCCCTCTGTCCATGGCGGCCAGCTTGCACCAGAAGCAGCCCAGTGACCTGAGCAGCATCGTTCACCAGATCAGCCGCTTCTGCCAGGCACGAGCCAGTGCCAGTGCCACATCAGTGTGTGAAGGCCAAATCGCCAACCCAAGCCCCATCAGCCGTAACCTGTTGATTGATGCCAGCTCTCGAGTGTGTGCTCACAACCCTCTGCCCTCCTGTGCCCTCGCCAGCACCGCCGACAAAGCTGCTCTGACATTGCCCAATATGGCCCCCATGAACATGAGACATGCTTATCACGATATGAAACAGCAGCCGGCTCAGCCCCACTTACCACAGCAGCACCCCTGGAATCAGCAGCTGTCTCACCTCCAGTCCCTCTCAGATGGCGCTCAGCAAGGGAAGAATCCGGCCAGAGATGGCACAGCAGGGCCTGGTTTTCCAAGCAAGAATATGAGCTATGCGCAGGATGTGTGTTTGGGCCAGTCATTTAATCTGAAGCCCCCTATAGACAAGCCCACACCTTCACCACCCGTCACTGCCATGTCTGGAGCTGTGAATTATAGCAACGGGCATTACGTGCAGCCACCATGGAATGGCATCTTGCCTACACCCAATAGTGATGGCTCAGGGTCTCAAGAGCTGGGTGTTCCGTTCCACACAGGCATGTCTGGGGCATCCATAGAGAACAGAACTCGAGCAGGCAACACGGGCCAGATGAACCTGATGCCACCCATGGAGTATGTGGGTGGAGATTATCAGGGGCCGTGCTTTCGAGAGCAGAACACGGGCATGATGGTGAAGATGAGCAGGGCTCAAGAGTCAAATGATAGTCGCAATGTGCACATTCATCACCCAGGGTACAGATGA